In one window of Parafrankia discariae DNA:
- the mfd gene encoding transcription-repair coupling factor, with translation MTLAPLLDALVTRPGGDPALTRALASSDEPVLDLAGPAALRPFAVAAMARTGRTVLAVTATGREAEDLADAVGSLLGPERVAVYPSWETLPHERLSPRADTVGRRLAVLRRLAHPGTGGATGAGPLAVVVAPVRSVLQPQVARLGELAPVALAKGDTADLEDVTARLVGIAYHRVDLVERRGEMAVRGGILDVFPPTEEHPLRIEFFGDEVDDIRRFSVADQRALPAEDGEPAAELFAPPCRELLLTDEVRARAAELAREHPQLVDMLDKIAEGIPVEGMEALAPVLTDEMTLLLDELPAGSRVLVCDPERVRTRAGELVRTSQEFLDASWSVAALGGGAPIDLGAATYRSVSDVRERAAELGIPWWSVSPFAADPAGGADDTFGDDTVVASLRPATAYHGDTARATADIKGWLADSWRVLLVTEGHGPAQRLVEMMREADLGARLAADAELAAGVAVVTQAQLGDGFVSPTLRLAVLTETDLAGARGVTTRDMRRMPSRRRKGIDPLALSAGDLVVHDAHGVGRYVEMVTRTVAGAKREYLLLEYARGDRLYVPTDQLEQISRYVGGEGPSLDRIGGADWGKRKSRARKAVKEIAGELIRLYSARMAAPGHAFGPDSPWQRELEDAFPFRETPDQLAAIDEVKADMEKPVPMDRVICGDVGYGKTEIAVRAAFKAVTDGRQVAVLVPTTLLVQQHFQTFAERYAPFPVTVKAVSRFNAPSEQRAVLDGLANGTVDVVIGTHRLLSNETKFSDLGLVIVDEEQRFGVEHKEHLKKMRTAVDVLTMSATPIPRTLEMSITGIRELSTIDTPPEERHPVLTSVAPYEPRQVTAAIRRELLREGQVFFIHNRVESIDRAAAALRELVPEARIATAHGQMNEDALEQVMVSFWEKKFDVLVCTTIVESGLDISNANTLIVERADNFGLSQLHQLRGRVGRGRERAYAYFLYPADRPLSETAHDRLATIAQHNDLGAGMAVAMKDLEIRGAGNLLGGEQSGHIASVGFDLYVRMVGEAVAEYKGEAEEPPEVKVELPVDANLPHDYVPSERLRLDAYRRLAGAVSDTDIAEVRGELADRFGPLPEPVENLLAVAGLRVLARRFGVTEITVAGRQVRFAPLDLRESQTLRLTRLYKGAVVKPAVRTVLVPAPTETGRIGSRPLRDRALLAWAGQLLEAVAGDSVAAAASR, from the coding sequence ATGACCCTCGCGCCGCTGCTTGACGCCCTAGTCACCCGCCCCGGCGGCGACCCGGCGCTGACCCGCGCGCTGGCCTCGTCGGACGAACCCGTCCTCGACCTGGCCGGGCCCGCGGCGCTGCGCCCGTTCGCGGTGGCGGCGATGGCCCGGACCGGCCGCACCGTCCTGGCGGTGACGGCGACCGGCCGTGAGGCCGAGGACCTGGCCGACGCGGTGGGCAGCCTGCTGGGGCCCGAGCGTGTCGCGGTGTACCCGAGCTGGGAGACGCTGCCGCACGAGCGGCTCTCGCCACGGGCGGACACCGTCGGGCGGCGGCTGGCCGTCCTGCGCCGGCTCGCGCACCCGGGCACCGGCGGTGCCACCGGGGCGGGCCCGCTGGCCGTCGTGGTGGCACCGGTCCGCTCGGTGCTCCAGCCCCAGGTGGCCCGGCTGGGTGAGCTCGCCCCGGTCGCGCTGGCGAAGGGTGACACCGCCGACCTCGAGGACGTCACCGCCCGCCTGGTGGGCATCGCCTACCACCGGGTCGACCTGGTCGAGCGGCGCGGCGAGATGGCCGTCCGCGGCGGGATCCTCGACGTCTTCCCGCCGACCGAGGAACACCCGCTGCGGATCGAGTTCTTCGGCGACGAGGTGGACGACATCCGCCGCTTCTCCGTCGCCGACCAGCGCGCGCTGCCCGCGGAGGACGGCGAGCCGGCGGCCGAGCTGTTCGCGCCGCCGTGCCGGGAGCTGCTGCTCACCGACGAGGTCCGGGCCCGCGCGGCGGAGCTGGCGCGGGAGCACCCGCAGCTCGTCGACATGCTCGACAAGATCGCCGAGGGCATCCCGGTGGAGGGCATGGAGGCGCTCGCGCCCGTGCTCACCGACGAGATGACCCTGCTGCTCGACGAGCTGCCGGCGGGCTCACGGGTGCTGGTCTGCGACCCCGAGCGGGTGCGCACCCGGGCCGGCGAGCTGGTCCGGACCAGCCAGGAGTTCCTGGACGCCTCATGGAGCGTCGCGGCGCTCGGCGGCGGGGCGCCGATCGACCTGGGCGCGGCGACCTACCGCTCGGTCTCGGACGTCCGGGAGCGGGCCGCCGAGCTGGGTATCCCCTGGTGGTCCGTCAGCCCGTTCGCCGCCGACCCGGCAGGCGGCGCTGACGACACCTTCGGCGACGACACCGTCGTCGCCAGCCTGCGGCCGGCCACGGCCTACCACGGGGACACCGCGCGGGCCACCGCGGACATCAAGGGCTGGCTCGCCGACTCCTGGCGGGTGCTGCTCGTCACCGAGGGCCACGGCCCGGCGCAACGGCTCGTCGAGATGATGCGGGAGGCCGACCTCGGCGCCCGGCTGGCGGCCGACGCCGAACTGGCGGCCGGGGTGGCCGTCGTCACCCAGGCCCAGCTCGGTGACGGGTTCGTCAGCCCCACGCTGCGTCTCGCCGTGCTCACCGAGACCGACCTCGCCGGCGCCCGCGGGGTCACCACCCGGGACATGCGCCGGATGCCGAGCCGGCGCCGCAAGGGCATCGATCCACTGGCGCTGAGCGCCGGCGACCTCGTCGTGCACGACGCGCACGGCGTCGGCCGCTACGTGGAGATGGTCACCCGCACGGTGGCCGGCGCCAAGCGCGAGTACCTGCTGCTCGAGTACGCCCGCGGCGACCGGCTCTACGTGCCGACCGACCAGCTCGAGCAGATCAGCCGCTACGTCGGCGGCGAGGGCCCGAGCCTGGACCGCATCGGCGGCGCCGACTGGGGCAAGCGCAAGAGCCGGGCCCGCAAGGCGGTCAAGGAGATCGCCGGCGAGCTGATCCGGCTGTACAGCGCCCGGATGGCCGCCCCCGGCCACGCCTTCGGCCCCGACAGCCCCTGGCAGCGCGAACTGGAGGACGCCTTCCCCTTCCGGGAGACACCCGACCAGCTCGCGGCCATCGACGAGGTCAAGGCCGACATGGAGAAGCCCGTCCCGATGGACAGGGTGATCTGCGGTGACGTCGGCTACGGCAAGACCGAGATCGCCGTCCGGGCCGCCTTCAAGGCGGTCACCGACGGCCGCCAGGTCGCCGTGCTCGTCCCGACCACGCTGCTCGTCCAGCAGCACTTCCAGACCTTCGCCGAGCGGTACGCGCCGTTCCCGGTCACGGTGAAGGCGGTGAGCCGGTTCAACGCGCCGTCCGAGCAGCGCGCCGTGCTCGACGGCCTCGCCAACGGCACGGTGGACGTCGTCATCGGCACACACCGCCTGCTCTCCAACGAGACGAAGTTCTCCGACCTGGGCCTGGTGATCGTCGACGAGGAGCAGCGCTTCGGCGTCGAGCACAAGGAACACCTGAAGAAGATGCGGACCGCGGTCGACGTGCTCACCATGAGCGCCACGCCGATCCCGCGGACCCTGGAGATGTCGATCACCGGCATCCGGGAGCTGTCGACGATCGACACCCCGCCCGAGGAGCGTCATCCGGTGCTGACCTCGGTGGCGCCCTACGAGCCGCGCCAGGTGACCGCGGCCATCCGCCGCGAGCTGCTGCGCGAGGGGCAGGTGTTCTTCATCCACAACCGGGTGGAGAGCATCGACCGGGCCGCCGCCGCGCTGCGCGAGCTGGTCCCCGAGGCGCGGATCGCCACCGCGCACGGCCAGATGAACGAGGACGCGCTCGAACAGGTCATGGTCTCCTTCTGGGAGAAGAAGTTCGACGTCCTGGTCTGCACGACGATCGTCGAGTCGGGCCTGGACATCTCGAACGCGAACACGCTGATCGTCGAGCGGGCCGACAACTTCGGGCTCTCCCAGCTGCACCAGCTGCGCGGGCGGGTCGGCCGGGGCCGCGAGCGGGCCTACGCCTACTTCCTGTACCCGGCGGACCGGCCGCTCTCGGAGACCGCGCACGACCGGCTGGCCACCATCGCCCAGCACAACGACCTGGGCGCCGGCATGGCCGTCGCGATGAAGGACCTGGAGATCCGCGGCGCCGGGAACCTGCTCGGTGGCGAGCAGTCCGGCCACATCGCGTCAGTCGGCTTCGACCTGTACGTCCGGATGGTCGGCGAGGCCGTCGCCGAGTACAAGGGCGAGGCGGAGGAGCCACCGGAGGTCAAGGTCGAGCTGCCCGTCGACGCGAACCTGCCGCACGACTACGTGCCCAGCGAGCGGCTGCGGCTCGACGCCTACCGCCGGCTGGCCGGCGCGGTCTCCGACACCGACATCGCCGAGGTCCGCGGCGAGCTGGCCGACCGGTTCGGCCCGCTGCCCGAGCCGGTGGAGAACCTGCTCGCCGTTGCCGGCCTGCGGGTGCTCGCCCGCCGGTTCGGCGTCACCGAGATCACGGTCGCCGGCCGGCAGGTCCGGTTCGCCCCGCTGGACCTGCGGGAGAGCCAGACCCTGCGGCTGACCAGGCTCTACAAGGGCGCGGTGGTCAAGCCGGCCGTGCGCACGGTGCTGGTGCCGGCACCCACCGAGACCGGCCGGATCGGCTCCCGCCCGCTGCGTGACCGCGCGCTGCTGGCCTGGGCCGGCCAGCTGCTGGAGGCCGTCGCCGGTGACTCGGTGGCCGCCGCCGCGAGCCGGTGA
- a CDS encoding SurA N-terminal domain-containing protein — translation MKFPRLLAGLGLVVLTGIAGTACTTHAGAAAQVGSSTIETSTVRGIVDRGFEAVSAVPAQQAAQSLDRAELQRRTLTTLVQLQVLESEADRLGVTLSSQDVDAYYQAYAVLQFGSVEAFETRAAAAGFAKKDVGVIVRTGALESALGDKIAPTTLASVADARAQYDSIVAQVGDLPLTFEAARPYLQRFLATDQRAVKLRPLLTAAADREHVSINPRFGSWDDQQFAVVSAPGTIATTAAPESALDLTLGS, via the coding sequence GTGAAGTTTCCGCGTCTTCTGGCCGGGCTCGGGCTCGTCGTGCTCACCGGCATCGCAGGTACCGCATGCACGACGCACGCCGGGGCCGCCGCGCAGGTCGGATCGAGCACGATCGAGACGTCCACGGTGCGCGGGATCGTCGACCGCGGCTTCGAGGCCGTCTCGGCCGTCCCCGCCCAGCAGGCGGCCCAGAGCCTGGACCGGGCCGAGCTGCAGCGCCGCACGCTGACCACCCTGGTGCAGCTCCAGGTGCTCGAGTCCGAGGCGGACCGCCTCGGGGTCACGCTGAGCAGCCAGGACGTCGACGCCTACTACCAGGCGTACGCCGTGCTGCAGTTCGGCAGCGTCGAGGCCTTCGAGACGCGGGCGGCCGCGGCCGGCTTCGCCAAGAAGGACGTCGGCGTGATCGTGCGCACCGGCGCGCTGGAATCCGCCCTCGGTGACAAGATCGCGCCCACCACGCTCGCCTCGGTGGCCGACGCCCGCGCGCAGTACGACAGCATCGTGGCGCAGGTCGGCGACCTTCCGCTGACCTTCGAGGCGGCCCGGCCGTACCTGCAGCGCTTCCTGGCGACCGACCAGCGCGCGGTCAAGCTCCGCCCGCTGCTGACCGCGGCCGCCGACCGGGAGCACGTCTCGATCAACCCGCGCTTCGGCTCGTGGGACGACCAGCAGTTCGCCGTGGTCTCCGCCCCCGGGACGATCGCCACGACGGCCGCGCCGGAGTCCGCGCTCGACCTGACCCTGGGCTCCTGA
- the mazG gene encoding nucleoside triphosphate pyrophosphohydrolase, protein MTSRVTGGRTRITLVSTSARVAPGLLTAAAWDVLRSARVWTASPDHPQAAALREAGVEVSVLRSASPAEPGVEVDPVAELRAAAGPGAEVAWLLDPVSPTAADRVLRAAARAGRDAAGRDAAGRDHLAWPGVEVELLVATRELPGSALLDAVAVMDRLRSPGGCPWDAEQTHVSLAPYLLEEAYEAYQAIEDGDLAELREELGDVLMQVLFHARVAAEAGGAGWDVDDVAAGLTAKLVRRHPHVFGDVAVSGADDVVTNWDAIKAVEKGRKSVTEGVPLSAPALFLTAKLLRRAAKLGLPPELALPRHPADNGTDADAARTASDAGAGVPHLVAELAREIGTAGAGTGAEERIGDLLFAAVVLAGERGVDPETALRGRARLFRDTLARAEHAALARGEEPGGLAADSWRDLWAAASPPPLERGAAGGPVREP, encoded by the coding sequence GTGACCAGCCGCGTGACCGGCGGGAGAACCCGCATCACCCTGGTCTCCACCAGCGCCCGGGTGGCCCCCGGTCTGTTGACCGCCGCCGCCTGGGACGTGCTCCGCTCGGCCCGGGTCTGGACGGCCAGCCCGGACCACCCGCAGGCCGCGGCGCTGCGCGAGGCCGGCGTCGAGGTCTCGGTGCTGCGGTCGGCGTCGCCCGCCGAGCCCGGCGTGGAGGTCGACCCGGTCGCCGAGCTGCGGGCCGCGGCCGGGCCGGGTGCCGAGGTCGCGTGGCTGCTCGACCCGGTCTCACCGACCGCGGCCGACCGCGTGCTGCGCGCCGCCGCCCGCGCCGGCCGGGACGCCGCCGGCCGGGACGCCGCCGGCCGGGACCACCTCGCGTGGCCGGGGGTCGAGGTCGAGCTGCTGGTCGCCACCCGCGAGCTGCCCGGGTCGGCGCTGCTCGACGCGGTCGCGGTCATGGACCGGCTGCGCTCGCCCGGCGGCTGCCCCTGGGACGCCGAGCAGACCCACGTCTCGCTGGCGCCCTACCTGCTCGAGGAGGCCTACGAGGCCTACCAGGCCATCGAGGACGGCGATCTCGCGGAGCTGCGCGAGGAGCTGGGCGACGTCCTCATGCAGGTGCTCTTCCACGCCCGGGTCGCCGCCGAGGCCGGCGGGGCGGGCTGGGACGTCGACGACGTCGCGGCCGGGCTGACCGCCAAGCTGGTCCGCCGCCACCCGCACGTGTTCGGTGACGTCGCCGTCTCCGGGGCGGACGACGTCGTCACCAACTGGGACGCGATCAAGGCTGTGGAGAAGGGCCGGAAGTCGGTGACGGAGGGCGTGCCGCTGTCCGCGCCGGCGCTCTTCCTGACCGCCAAGCTGCTGCGGCGGGCCGCGAAGCTCGGACTCCCGCCGGAGCTGGCGCTGCCCCGCCACCCGGCGGACAACGGCACCGATGCCGATGCCGCCAGGACCGCCAGCGATGCCGGGGCCGGTGTGCCACACCTCGTCGCGGAGCTGGCCCGGGAGATCGGGACCGCCGGGGCGGGCACCGGCGCCGAGGAGCGGATCGGGGATCTGCTGTTCGCCGCGGTCGTGCTGGCCGGGGAGCGGGGCGTCGACCCGGAGACCGCGCTGCGTGGGCGGGCCCGGCTGTTCCGGGACACGTTGGCCCGGGCCGAGCACGCCGCCCTCGCCCGCGGCGAGGAGCCCGGTGGGCTGGCCGCCGACAGCTGGCGAGACCTGTGGGCAGCCGCGAGCCCTCCCCCGCTGGAGCGGGGCGCCGCGGGCGGGCCGGTGCGCGAGCCCTGA
- the sppA gene encoding signal peptide peptidase SppA gives MVGTPRQVVADVQRIARRRNAPIVLELDLTSDPVEGVPADPLTAAVSHRRTGLREIVDGLRRAARDERASVVVAHVAACGMPLARVQEIRDAVAEFRAGGGVALAYADTFGEFGGGTVAYYLACAFDEIWLAPPGDLGLTGVAMETPFLRDALDRLGVTVEIGQRHEYKNAVNTLVERDFTPAHREALGRLVDSSAEQIVAGIARSRGLSADRVRHMIDTAPLAGHVALSAGLVDRIGYRDEVYEHARERARALAGLEPGDDAGETVEPVLRYVSAYRRAAVRKAESPVRRAGAFASSLPATIFSRESGRSPAGPAGGPGGAGPADAAALSPAGAGVVPPEIDPRTSVVALVHGTGPVVLGGATMPFSGPVLAADAVTAAFRAAARDPSVAAAVFRVESPGGSYVASDVVRREIERFRSTGRPVVVSMGSVAASGGYFVALAGDVIVANPGTLTGSIGVFGGKQVVRDLFDKVGIGFGAVAAGENALMMSPRQPFTPTERAKLDEFLDRVYADFVDKVAQARRLSHGDAHELARGRVWTGADAHHHGLVDELGGLAHAIDLAWARAGLPAGETPRVRLTPKPSVFDRLRAPKSSEEPAAASALVPGVGAGLAGLGARGALLVGERLLGACLARAGLPGAGPLVMPPVGEIR, from the coding sequence ATGGTTGGAACCCCCAGACAGGTGGTCGCCGACGTCCAGCGGATCGCGCGGCGGCGCAACGCCCCGATCGTGCTCGAACTCGACCTGACGTCCGATCCGGTCGAGGGCGTGCCCGCGGACCCGTTGACGGCGGCCGTCTCACACCGGCGGACCGGCCTGCGGGAGATCGTCGACGGGCTGCGCCGAGCGGCCCGGGACGAGCGCGCGAGCGTCGTCGTGGCGCACGTCGCCGCCTGCGGGATGCCGCTGGCGCGGGTGCAGGAGATCCGGGACGCCGTCGCCGAGTTCCGGGCCGGTGGTGGGGTCGCCCTGGCCTACGCGGACACCTTCGGCGAGTTCGGCGGCGGCACCGTCGCCTACTACCTGGCCTGCGCGTTCGACGAGATCTGGCTCGCGCCGCCCGGTGACCTGGGGCTGACCGGCGTCGCGATGGAGACCCCGTTCCTGCGCGACGCGCTCGACCGGCTCGGGGTCACCGTCGAGATCGGTCAGCGCCACGAGTACAAGAACGCGGTGAACACGCTGGTGGAACGGGACTTCACCCCCGCCCACCGGGAGGCGCTGGGCCGCCTCGTCGACTCCAGCGCCGAGCAGATCGTCGCCGGGATCGCGCGGAGCCGGGGCCTGTCGGCCGACCGGGTCCGGCACATGATCGACACCGCGCCGCTGGCCGGCCACGTGGCGCTCTCCGCCGGCCTCGTCGACCGGATCGGCTACCGCGACGAGGTCTACGAGCACGCCCGGGAGCGGGCCCGCGCGCTGGCCGGCCTGGAACCGGGCGATGACGCCGGTGAGACGGTCGAACCGGTGCTGAGGTACGTCTCGGCCTACCGGCGGGCGGCCGTCCGCAAGGCCGAGTCGCCGGTGCGCCGGGCCGGGGCGTTCGCCTCGTCGCTGCCGGCGACGATCTTTTCGCGGGAGTCCGGCCGTTCCCCCGCGGGGCCGGCCGGTGGTCCCGGGGGCGCGGGACCGGCCGACGCGGCGGCTCTGTCGCCCGCCGGTGCCGGCGTGGTGCCGCCGGAGATCGATCCGCGCACGTCGGTGGTGGCGCTCGTGCACGGCACCGGGCCGGTGGTCCTCGGCGGGGCCACGATGCCGTTCTCGGGGCCGGTGCTGGCCGCCGACGCGGTCACGGCAGCCTTCCGCGCCGCCGCGCGTGATCCCTCCGTGGCCGCCGCGGTCTTCCGGGTGGAGAGCCCCGGAGGCTCCTATGTGGCCTCGGATGTAGTCCGTCGGGAGATCGAACGGTTCCGATCCACGGGCCGTCCAGTCGTCGTCTCGATGGGCTCGGTGGCCGCCTCGGGCGGGTACTTCGTCGCGCTCGCGGGGGACGTGATCGTCGCGAACCCGGGAACGCTGACCGGGTCCATCGGTGTCTTCGGCGGCAAGCAGGTCGTGCGTGACCTGTTCGACAAGGTCGGCATCGGCTTCGGCGCCGTCGCCGCCGGCGAGAACGCGCTGATGATGTCCCCGCGCCAGCCGTTCACCCCGACCGAACGGGCCAAGCTCGACGAGTTCCTCGACCGCGTCTACGCCGACTTCGTGGACAAGGTCGCCCAGGCTCGTCGTCTGTCGCACGGCGACGCCCACGAGCTCGCCCGCGGCCGGGTCTGGACGGGCGCCGACGCCCACCACCACGGCCTGGTGGACGAACTGGGCGGGCTCGCCCACGCGATCGACCTGGCCTGGGCCCGGGCCGGGCTGCCGGCGGGGGAGACGCCCCGGGTCCGGCTCACCCCGAAGCCGTCGGTGTTCGACCGGCTGCGCGCGCCGAAGTCCAGCGAGGAGCCGGCCGCGGCGTCCGCGCTGGTACCCGGGGTGGGAGCGGGGCTCGCCGGCCTCGGAGCGCGGGGCGCGCTGCTCGTCGGCGAGCGGCTGCTGGGCGCCTGCCTGGCCCGGGCGGGCCTGCCGGGCGCCGGCCCGCTGGTGATGCCGCCGGTCGGCGAGATCCGTTAG
- the eno gene encoding phosphopyruvate hydratase, producing the protein MPSIEAVGAREILDSRGNPTVEVEVVLEDGTLGRAAVPSGASTGAFEAVELRDGGDRYGGKGVTKAVEAVIGRIGPAIMELEATEQRLLDATLIDLDGTPDKSALGANALLGVSLAVAKAAAASSGLPLFRYLGGPSAHLLPVPMMNILNGGAHADTNVDIQEFMIAPIGAGTFAESVRWGAEVYQALKSVLKGRGLATGVGDEGGFAPSLPTNREALDLIAEAIDKAGFGLGDDIALALDVASTEFFADGSYTFEGSGRSADQLIDYYADLVDSYPIVSIEDPLAEDDWAGWANITTRLGSRVQLVGDDLFVTNPERLARGIAEGAANALLVKVNQIGTLTETLDAVNLAHRSGYRCMMSHRSGETEDTTIADLAVAVDCGQIKTGAPARSERVAKYNQLLRIEEELDDAARYAGAGAFPRRTTTG; encoded by the coding sequence GTGCCGTCCATCGAGGCTGTCGGAGCCCGTGAGATCCTCGACTCCCGAGGCAACCCCACCGTCGAGGTCGAGGTCGTCCTGGAGGACGGCACCCTCGGTCGCGCCGCCGTCCCGAGCGGTGCCAGCACCGGTGCCTTCGAGGCCGTGGAGCTGCGCGACGGCGGTGACCGCTACGGCGGCAAGGGTGTCACGAAGGCCGTCGAGGCGGTCATCGGCCGGATCGGCCCCGCCATCATGGAGCTGGAGGCCACCGAGCAGCGTCTGCTCGACGCGACCCTCATCGACCTGGACGGCACGCCCGACAAGTCGGCCCTCGGCGCGAACGCGCTGCTCGGGGTCAGCCTCGCGGTCGCCAAAGCCGCCGCGGCCTCCAGCGGCCTGCCGCTGTTCCGGTACCTGGGCGGCCCGAGCGCGCACCTGCTGCCGGTGCCGATGATGAACATCCTCAACGGCGGCGCGCACGCCGACACCAACGTCGACATCCAGGAGTTCATGATCGCGCCGATCGGCGCGGGCACGTTCGCGGAGTCGGTGCGCTGGGGCGCCGAGGTCTACCAGGCGCTCAAGAGCGTGCTCAAGGGCCGCGGCCTGGCCACCGGGGTCGGCGACGAGGGCGGCTTCGCCCCGAGCCTGCCGACCAACCGGGAGGCGCTCGACCTGATCGCCGAGGCGATCGACAAGGCCGGCTTCGGGCTCGGCGACGACATCGCGCTGGCGCTCGACGTCGCCTCCACCGAGTTCTTCGCCGACGGCTCCTACACCTTCGAGGGCAGCGGCCGGTCGGCCGACCAGCTGATCGACTACTACGCGGACCTGGTCGACTCCTACCCGATCGTCTCCATCGAGGACCCGCTCGCCGAGGACGACTGGGCCGGTTGGGCGAACATCACCACCCGGCTCGGCTCCCGGGTCCAGCTCGTCGGCGACGACCTGTTCGTCACCAACCCGGAGCGGCTGGCCCGCGGCATCGCCGAGGGGGCGGCGAACGCGCTGTTGGTGAAGGTGAACCAGATCGGCACCCTGACCGAGACCCTGGACGCGGTCAACCTCGCGCACCGCAGCGGCTACCGCTGCATGATGTCGCACCGCTCCGGCGAGACCGAGGACACCACGATCGCCGACCTGGCCGTGGCCGTCGACTGCGGCCAGATCAAGACCGGTGCCCCGGCGCGCAGCGAGCGGGTCGCGAAGTACAACCAGCTGCTGCGCATCGAGGAGGAGCTGGACGACGCCGCCCGGTATGCGGGAGCCGGCGCGTTCCCGCGCCGGACGACCACCGGCTGA
- a CDS encoding FtsB family cell division protein → MPVRRTALTTRATLLAVVICVLVLTLAYPLRLYLQQQAKISELTRANAQRQTRVDDLRAEVARYDDPAWVADEARRRLHFILPGEKSYLMPTAPQPTARPGADAAGGAGDRSWYGRLWSQLDQPPATPTPAPPS, encoded by the coding sequence ATGCCCGTCCGGCGTACCGCGCTGACGACGAGGGCCACGCTGCTGGCCGTCGTCATCTGCGTGCTGGTGTTGACCCTGGCCTATCCGTTGCGGCTGTACCTGCAGCAGCAGGCGAAGATCTCCGAGCTCACGCGGGCGAACGCCCAGCGGCAGACCAGGGTCGACGACCTGCGCGCGGAGGTCGCCCGTTACGACGACCCGGCGTGGGTGGCGGACGAGGCGCGCCGCCGGCTGCACTTCATCCTGCCCGGGGAGAAGTCGTACCTGATGCCCACCGCGCCGCAGCCGACCGCGCGGCCCGGAGCGGACGCGGCCGGTGGCGCTGGCGACCGGTCCTGGTACGGCCGGCTGTGGTCGCAGCTGGACCAGCCCCCGGCGACCCCGACACCGGCGCCGCCCTCATGA
- a CDS encoding DUF501 domain-containing protein, with protein sequence MSGDAGVTGRADTAHRAGEAGRADAAGWTDAERAVVRRQLGRPPRAVLGVAHRCSCGLPDVVETAPRLEDGTPFPTLYYLTCPRAASAISRLEGSGLMREMTARLGADPALAAAYRAAHRDYLARRDAHDTLPGDPSAGGMPDRVKCLHVLVAHSLAAGPGVNPFGDEALAQLADWGARGPCVEPDGASCAGEPGGSRGQAARVGQGREETAG encoded by the coding sequence ATGAGCGGCGACGCCGGCGTCACGGGCCGGGCGGACACCGCGCACCGGGCGGGCGAGGCGGGCCGGGCGGACGCCGCGGGCTGGACGGACGCCGAGCGCGCCGTCGTGCGGCGCCAGCTCGGCCGCCCGCCGCGGGCCGTGCTCGGCGTCGCGCACCGCTGTTCGTGCGGGCTGCCGGACGTCGTGGAGACGGCCCCCCGGCTCGAGGACGGAACACCGTTCCCGACGCTGTACTACCTGACCTGCCCGCGGGCGGCGTCGGCGATCTCCCGGCTGGAGGGCTCCGGCCTGATGCGGGAGATGACCGCCCGGCTGGGGGCCGACCCGGCGCTCGCCGCCGCCTACCGCGCCGCCCACCGCGACTACCTGGCCCGTCGCGACGCGCACGACACCCTCCCCGGGGACCCGAGCGCCGGCGGGATGCCGGACCGGGTCAAGTGCCTGCACGTGCTGGTCGCCCACAGCCTGGCCGCCGGCCCGGGGGTCAATCCGTTCGGTGACGAGGCTCTCGCCCAGCTCGCCGACTGGGGGGCCCGGGGGCCGTGCGTCGAGCCGGACGGCGCATCCTGTGCGGGGGAACCGGGGGGCTCACGCGGCCAGGCGGCACGCGTCGGCCAGGGACGAGAGGAGACCGCCGGATGA
- a CDS encoding Ppx/GppA phosphatase family protein gives MTRVAAIDCGTNSIRLLVAEIDEGAAGSGGRLRELTRQMEIVRLGAGVDRTGELAPEALARTFAALRDYSDEITRLGATRVRMVATSATRDARNRAELVDGVRAILGVDPEVISGGEEAALSFTGAIGDLDGVATPILLADIGGGSTELVLGGAEGVRESISVNVGCVRMAERHLHSDPPAPEQIAAIVADVNAAFDLAERTVPITTAATLVGVAGTVTTVAALAADLPTYDPDRIHLMVTSAADVAAVTASLLEMTHAQRAVLPVMHPGRVDVIAAGALVLRTLMERAGTPSVIASERDILDGIALSLGGVVESGAR, from the coding sequence ATGACCCGCGTGGCCGCGATCGACTGTGGCACCAACTCCATCCGACTGCTCGTGGCCGAGATCGACGAGGGTGCGGCCGGCTCCGGCGGGCGGCTGCGCGAGCTGACCCGCCAGATGGAGATCGTCCGGCTCGGCGCCGGCGTCGACCGCACCGGTGAGCTGGCGCCCGAGGCGCTGGCCCGGACGTTCGCCGCCCTGCGCGACTACTCCGACGAGATCACCCGGCTCGGCGCGACCCGGGTCCGGATGGTCGCCACCAGCGCCACCCGGGACGCGCGCAACCGCGCCGAGCTGGTCGACGGCGTCCGCGCGATCCTGGGCGTCGACCCCGAGGTGATCAGCGGTGGTGAGGAGGCGGCGCTCTCCTTCACCGGCGCGATCGGCGACCTCGACGGGGTCGCGACCCCGATCCTGCTGGCCGACATCGGCGGCGGCTCGACCGAACTGGTGCTCGGCGGCGCCGAGGGCGTCCGGGAGTCGATCTCGGTCAACGTGGGCTGCGTGCGCATGGCGGAGCGTCACCTGCACTCCGATCCACCGGCGCCGGAGCAGATCGCCGCGATCGTCGCCGACGTGAACGCGGCGTTCGACCTGGCCGAGCGCACGGTGCCCATCACCACCGCCGCCACCCTGGTCGGTGTCGCCGGGACGGTGACCACCGTCGCGGCCCTGGCCGCCGACCTGCCCACCTACGACCCCGACCGCATCCACCTGATGGTCACCTCGGCCGCCGACGTGGCGGCGGTCACCGCGAGCCTGCTCGAGATGACCCACGCCCAGCGCGCGGTACTGCCGGTGATGCACCCCGGGCGGGTGGACGTCATCGCCGCCGGCGCGCTGGTGCTGCGGACCCTCATGGAGCGGGCCGGAACCCCCTCGGTGATCGCGAGCGAGCGGGACATCCTCGACGGCATCGCTCTCTCCCTGGGCGGAGTGGTCGAGTCCGGGGCTCGGTGA